Genomic window (Cellulosilyticum lentocellum DSM 5427):
CTTTCTTTTCCTATTGCATCTACAGAAAAATCTGTACGTTCTTCATACCAGAGGGCACTTGATTGTATAATAGGAGGTTCATCTGTCTCTTTTAAATATAGCTCAAAAGCTGTTTTTGTATAAGGTAACATCTGTTCTCCTAGCTCTGCTAAGTCACACAGAAAATTAGGACCATAGAAGGTTACCATCCCTAACTTATAAAACATTAAATGATCAATGGTCGTATCAGAATACCCTGTAAAAAGTTTTGGGCTTTCTTTTACCTTCTTAATAAAGAGCTGATCCTCCATTAAATAAGGTAATAAACGATAAGTATCATCTCCTCCAATTACACAAACAATCCCCTTTATTGAATCATCTAAAAACGCTGCTTTTAAATCTTCTGCTCTTGCCTCAGGATGATTTTTTATATATTCTATTCCTTTTAACGCATTGGGCATAAAAACAGGTTCTAGCCCAAACTCCTTTAAGCGCTTTTTCCCTAATTCAATCTGATGCTTACAAAATGCTTCTCCAAGTATGCCACTGGATAAACTTACAATGGCTACTTTGTCTCCTGCTACTAATTGATATGGCTTATTCATACTATTCCTCCCTTTAAAATAGAAATTTGTCTTGGAGTTTATGAGAAGTACGTCTGAGAGAAAAT
Coding sequences:
- a CDS encoding S66 family peptidase, with the protein product MNKPYQLVAGDKVAIVSLSSGILGEAFCKHQIELGKKRLKEFGLEPVFMPNALKGIEYIKNHPEARAEDLKAAFLDDSIKGIVCVIGGDDTYRLLPYLMEDQLFIKKVKESPKLFTGYSDTTIDHLMFYKLGMVTFYGPNFLCDLAELGEQMLPYTKTAFELYLKETDEPPIIQSSALWYEERTDFSVDAIGKERKAHVETRGYELLQGPKKFQGRLLGGCIESLYDTISNNRYEDEKAVCEKYGIFPSLEEWQDKILFLETSEEKPSPEELEKVLIAFKEKGIFQVINGILVGKPQDETYYEAYKSVYCKVVDNANLPIVYNVNFGHAHPKCIIPYGIEVEVDMQNKMISCKEPLFRSK